In Novosphingobium sp. RL4, the sequence GTTCGAGCACGGTAAGCCAGCCGGTCGACATCAACTTCGTTGGCAAGCTCTTGCCCGATGGCGGCGAGGCGAGGGCGGTGTTCCGCAAGCAGGGCAGCGTGATCGGCCGTATGGTCGCCAGCCTGCGACCGTTGCCGCCGGGCGAGGGGGCGTGGAGCACACGCCTGTTCCAGGCGCCGCTGGGTGGTGGCATCCGCTACAACGGTCCTGCCGACACGCTGTTTTCTTTCGCGGGACAGCCGGGGCAGACGCTCACCGGTTCGGTTGGCGTGGCGGCGGATTTCTCCTGCCGCCTTACCGATCCTTGCATAACCGGCCTGGTGAAGGGCAAGGACCTTACTTACGAATATCAGGCCTATGGAACCCGGCTCAGCAACATGACGCTGGACGGCAAGTTCAACGGCAACTCCTTCGAACTGACCTCGCTCAACGCCAATGCCGGCAGCGGCACGGTCAGCGCGAGCGGTCGTCTCAGCCTGGCGGCTGATGCCGGCTATCCGATGGATCTCGACGTCAAGCTCGACCGGGCAAGGTTGGCGCGCAGCGATTCTCTTTCCGCCAGTGCGACGGGCACGCTCAACCTCACCAAGCGTGCGGGCGAGACACCGCTTCTGAGCGGTGACTTGCGGCTTCCCGAAACCCGTTACGAGATCGTCCGCCAGGGCGCTGTCGAAGTGCCGCATCTCACCGGGGTGCGCTTCAAGCCGCGTTCCGGTCCGATGCGCGTTACCGGCGACGAGCCCGCCGTGCCGATGTCGAGCGCGTTTTCCTCGGTCCGGCTGGATCTTCATCTCAAGGCGCCCGAAAAGCTTTATGTCTCGGGCATGGGGCTGGAATCCGAGTGGAGCGCAGATTTCCGCCTGAGCGGAACCAGTTCGGCGCCGAGCATGGCGGGCGAGGTCAAGCTCGTGCGCGGTACTCTGGGTTTCGCGGGTCGTTCCTTCGAACTTTCCGACGGTCTCATCTCGTTCAACGGCGGTCAGACGATCGACCCCACCGTTGCCATCACCGCCACAGAGACGATCGACGATATCGACGTGACCGTTTCAGTCAGCGGCCGGGCTTACAATCCGCAGATCGATTTCAGTTCCGATCCCAGCCTGCCTGATGACGAGGTTCTTTCGCGCATCCTGTTCGGCAGTTCGATCGCGAACCTCTCCGCGATCCAGGCGGTGCAGCTTGCATCGTCGCTCAATTCGTTGCGGGCCACCGGCGGCGGGATCAACCCGCTCGGCAAGTTGCGGTCTGCGGCGGGGATCGACCGGCTGCGGATTCTCAGCCCCGACGAGGCGAGCGGACGCGGGACGGCGCTGGCGGCAGGCCAGTACCTCACCGATGACATCTACGTGGAGCTTATCACTGACGCGCGCGGCTTCACCGCCACGCAGCTCGAAGTCAGCGTGACCAAGTGGCTGTCGGTTCTCAGCCAGGCCGGCGGATCGGGCGTCAACAGCCTCAACGTGCGCATCAAGAAGGATTATTGATGCGCCGTTGCAGCCTTCTCCTGGTGGCGATCCTGGCGCTTTCCGCCTGCCACCGGGAGCCGAGTTTCGATGAGCGGTATGAGACCGCCAGCAAGAAGATCGGCGAGACCGCGAAGGATATCGATGCCCAGATAGCGGGTACCGGAACTCCGCCCGGAGAAGCCGGCGCTTCGCCTCGGCCAGTTCCTGTATCGCAACCGTAGATTTACCTGTCGCTGCTAGTGATCCGCTCCATCGGCAGGATCAGGGGCGGTGATGCGGACGGAAGGTTTTTGCGACAGGCTCAGCGAGCGTCATGAAGTGCTGCTGCGCGCGAGGTGCCGCAAGTCGAGCTGGCATGTCTTCGCTGTGGAACTGTCCGACATTTCCGAGGGCGGGTGCTGCATTGTCGGCAACGCGGATGATTTCGAGCCGGGCCAGAGCGTGGCGCTGCGCATCGCGCACCTCAAGGCGATCCCTGCGCATGTCCGCTGGATTCGCGAGAGCCGTGTCGGCATCGAGTTCCTTTCGCCTCTGGGCAGCCGCGTGATCGGGGATCTCGACAAGGCATACGGTATCCGCGGTGCGCGCAAGGATACCCTGTCGGAAGGGTTCTGATCCGGGGAAGCATCGCTTCGCGAAAGGGCGGTGAAGGCTGATGTCCCTGTTTACATCCCGGCCGGAAAGGCGGCCATTCACCAGGAAGCTTGCCGTAAAGGCAGCTCAGTGGCGCTGATTCGCGCGCGGGTTCCGGGTATCGTTAAGCCGGCGTTATGCGGTCTTCTAAGGGTTCTTCCGAAAGCGCGATGAAACCATGCCCTGCCGATAATGGTATGCCGGCCTCGTGGGATGCCCCCGCCTGGCCGGTGTCCATCATCTTTCGATAGGGACCGCAATGAAGAAAACAGTGATCGCTGCAATGGCCCTGGGCCTTGCGCTGTCGGCATCGGCCCAGGCCAATGCCGGCACCAAGGCTTATGGGAGCACCTTCGGGAAATCGTCCTATGCGCAGGAGCGATTCGGGAAATCCCCGTTCCGTCCCGGCCCGCTCAAGGGCAGAGATAAATACCATTGGGGTAATGGCCGCCCGGACAAGGGCCATGGAAACGGGAACAGCCACAATGACCACGACAAGTCTCGCGGGTGCTGATCCGGCTGACTGAATAATTCGGGGAGAGGGGCCTGGAAGGCACCGCGCGTTGAAGCGGGGGCTGTGTCAGGACTGCAGGGTAAGGAAATGGTGGACGCACTTGGGCTCGAACCAAGGACCCGCTGATTAAGAGTCAGCTGCTCTACCAACTGAGCTATGCGTCCACGCGTTTTCCGCGCAAGGTAATGGAAATGGTGGACGCACTTGGGCTCGAACCAAGGACCCGCTGATTAAGAGTCAGCTGCTCTACCAACTGAGCTATGCGTCCACACGTTTCCGTGCTTGGACAGGGATGGTGGACGCACTTGGGCTCGAACCAAGGACCCGCTGATTAAGAGTCAGCTGCTCTACCAACTGAGCTATGCGTCCACATACCCTGACCTGGGCTGCCGTGTCAGGCCTTGCGAGCCCGACCATCCGGCGGCGGAGAGGCCCCTATAGCGTGTGTTTTCAGGATGGGAAGGGGAAAATTCAAGAATTTTACAAGATTGAACCGGGGCGCCGATTCCAGCGGTTCACCGCCATAAGTGTGCCGAGGCAGATCATGTTGGTAAGCATGGAGGTGCCGCCGTGGCTCATGAAGGGAAGCGGGATTCCGACGACCGGGGCCAGCCCCATGACCATCATCAGGTTGATCGCCACATAGAAGAAGATCGTGGCCGACATCCCCGCCGCCAGCAGGCTGGAGAAGCGATCCGGTGCACTTCGCGCGACGCGCAGACCCCATGACAGCACCACGGCGAAGACGAAGAGCACGAACAGCCCTCCGGCCATGCCCCATTCCTCGGCCATCGTGGCGAAGACGAAGTCGGTATGCGATTCGGGGAGGTATTGCAGATGGCTCTGCGTGCCATTGCCGAACCCCTTGCCGAACAGGCCGCCCGAGCCGATGGCGATCTTGGACTGGGTGATGTGATAGCCGGTGCCGAGCGGATCGCTTTCGGGGTCGAGGAACACGAGCACGCGGTTGCGCTGATAGTCGTGGAGCAGGGTGAAGAATGCGATCGGCGCGGCGATGGCGCCGGTCAGGCCGGCCCCGAGGAACCAGGAGATCGGCAGTCCCGCAAGGAACATTGTCACCACGCCGCCGAAGCAGATCGCCAGGGCCGTGCCGAGATCTGGCTGGATCATCACGAAAAGCGCTGGAATTCCGATCAGGACACCCGCCGGAACCAGTCCGCGCCAGCTTGCCGTCATTGCATGCGGAAGCGTTTCGTAGAAACGCGCAAGCACGAGCACGATGGCGGGCTTCATGAGTTCGGAAGGCTGAAGGGTCATGAAGCCCAGGTTGAGCCAGCGCTGGCTGCCGCCGCCCACGGCGCCGATAGCCTCGACCAGCACGAGCAGCAGGACGATCGCGCCGTAGACCGGATAGGCCACCGTTCTGAAGAAATCGCGGCTGAACCGGGAAATGACGATTGCCATGACCAGGAAGATCAGGAAGCGCATCACATGGCTGAGCGCATAAGGCTGGAGGCTGCCGCCTGCCGCCGAATAAAGCACTGCAGCGCCCAGCGATACCAGTCCCATCAGGGGGATCAGCATGTGCCAGGGCTGGCGCGCGATGGCTTCCGGTACGATGGAGCGGCTGATCACTGCGTGCCTCCCGGTCCGGTTTGCGGGGCGGTCGTGGTAGCCGGCGACGGCGCGCTTGCAGGCGGTGCGGCAGGAGGCGGATCGTTGGAGCCGGGCTCCGGTGCCGGGGCCTGGGCTTCGTTGACGATAGGCTGCGCCGGGTCCTGACCCGATTCGGCGCCCTGGAGCTTGCGATTCTCCTCCTCGGCCGAAACAGCCGGGGCGCCGACGCCATATTGCGCGGAATAGGTGCGGTAGCGCGCATCCAGGCGTTCTGTAGGGGTTCCGCCCCACTTCTTCTCAAGCTCGGTCAGGATATCCATGCCCTTCTGCTTGTCGAAGACGTAAGTCAGCACGTCGCGCGCGATCGGATAGGCCGCGCCTGAGCCGCCGCCATGTTCGACCACGACGGAGCAGGCATAGCGCGGATTGTCGACCGGCGCGAAGCAGATGAAATGGCCGTGGTCGCGGTGCTTCCACAAGCCGCCCTTGCCGTTGCCGATGTTGAGGCCGACGACTTGCGCCGTGCCGGTCTTGCCGGCGAGCTTGATATCGGGGAAGGGCAGGGCCGCGTGGCGGGCGGAGCCGGGGCCGTTGGCGACATCCGACATGGCCTGCCGGACATAGGCGAGGTGGTCGTCGGGAATGCCCAGTGATGGGGCGACTTCGTGCTCATGCCCGTGAACGAGGCGCGGCATGATGACGCGGCCCGTGGCGATGCGGGCTGCCTGAATGGCCTGCTGCAGCGGGTTCACCAGGAAGTAGCCTTGGCCGATCGTGGCGTTGACCGTGTCGAAGGTCTGCCATTCCTTGCCGTATTTCTTCAGTTTCCACGCCGGATTGGGCACGGTGCCGTACGACTGGCCGGATACCGGCAGCGGGAAATCGTGGCCAAGGCCCAGCCGGCTCGCCATCGCCGCGATCGGGTCCATCCCCATGCGCTGGGCGAAATGGTAGAAGTAGACGTCGCAGCTCTGGTAGATGCCCTTGGCCATGTTGACCTGGCCATGCCCGCGCCGGTTCCAGCAGTGGAACACGCGGTTGCCCACCCGCAGGCCGCCGCCGCAGAATACCGATTCCTTGGGATCGAGCCCGGCTTCCATGAAGGACAGCGCTACCATCGGCTTTACCGTCGAACCGGGCGGATAGAGCCCGCGCAGAACCTTGTTGCGCAGCGGCACATGGTCGTCGTCGGACAGCATCTTCCATTCGAGGCGGCCGATGCCGTCCGAGAAGCTGTTGGGATCGAAGCTGGGCATCGAGCACATCGCGAGAATATCGCCCGTCTGGCAATCCATCACCACCACTGCCGCCGATTCGGGGCCGATCCGGCGCGAGGCATATTCCTGGATACCGGCGTCGATCGTGAGCTTCAGCGTCTTTCCGGGAACGTCCTCGCGGGTATCGAGGTCGCGGACGATCCGGCCCGAGGCAGTGACCTCCACACGCCGGGCGCCGGGCTTGCCGCGCAGGTCCTTCTCGTAGAATTTCTCGAGCGCGTCCTTGCCCACCTTGTAGCCGGGCGTGATGAGGACCGGATCGTGGTCTTTCTCGTACTCCTCGGCGGAGGCCGGACCGACATAGCCGATGAGGTGGCCGACCGATGGCCCCAGAGGGTAAAAGCGGGAAAAGCCGCGCTGGGTGACGACGCCCGGCAGATCGGGCAGCCGCACGCTGACGGCGGCAAAACGCTCCCAGTCCAGCCCGCTGGCGACTTCGACCGGGGCGAAGCCCCGTGCCTTGTCGAGCTTGTCCTCAAGATCCTGAAGCGCGATCGGGGACAGGTTCAGCAACTTGCCCAGGGTCTGGATAGTATGCGGGATATCCTGCAGGCGCTCGGGAATCAGGTCGACCCGGAAGTCGGCCCGGTTGGAGGCGAGCGGCGTGCCGGCACGATCGAGAATCCAGCCGCGACGCGGTGGGATCAGCGAGAGGTTGACCCGGTTGCTTTCCGCTTCGAGCTCGTACTTGGCGTTCTGCGCGACCGCGAGATAACCGAGGCGGGTGGCCAGCAGCACGCCGATTCCGCCCTGCATGGTGCCCAGCACGATGCTGCGCCGGTCGAAGCTGTTTCGCAGCGTGCCCGCACTGACATGGCGTTGCGGAAAGAACCGCTTGAAGCTGATCTTCATCGCAGGAGTACGATCGGCGTAAGCCGGAGCCGGTCCAACATGGCCACGATACGGCCGACGAGGGGATAGGAAAGCACGGAGATGACGACCTGCGGCACGATGACTTGAAGAGGGGAAGCAGCGCCTGCGATGTTGGCAAGGGCGAGGCTCAGCAGAATATAGGCGACGATGAGGCCCATGGCCATGAGCCATTCCGTGACGAAGTTTCGCCAAGGCAGGCGCGCTTCGACGATTTCCAGCGCGATGGCGGTGAGCGACCATAGCAGGACTGCGCAGCCGAACGGTTGTCCGGAGAACAGATCATCGAACAGGCCCAGCGGCAGCCCGGCCCAGATCGGCAGCAGGCCCGGGCGAAGTTGACGCCAGCCGAGATAGACGAGGAACCCCAGCGGGGGCATGACCGGCGCGGAGGCGATCATGAACCAGCCGGGGACCAGCGATCCGAGCATGATCGTCAGCCAGGGAAAGCCGCGAGCCAGCAGCCGCGATGGCGCGTGATTTATGCGCTGGCGGGAGCGGGGGCCGTTGCGGGAAAACATCAGGGCTTCTTGACCGTACCGTCGTTTGCAGGGGGTGGGGGCGGCGGGGGAGACCAACTCTTCTCGACCATGACGTAATCGGTGTCGGAAGGATTGCTGAGCACGCGGGCAGTGGCGCCGTCGCGGATCAGTTCCGTCACGATGGCGATCGGCGTTCCGGGACGGTAAAGTCCGCCCGAGCCCGAGGTCACGAGGACATCACCCTTCCTGAGCGGATTGATGCCAAGGTTGATGAGCCGGATGCGCAGTGTGCCGTCGCCGTTGCCCTGAGCGAAGGCGGCAACGCCGTCGGTCGCCCGGCGCACCGGCACGACGCTTTCGCTATCCGTCACCAGCAGGACGCGGGCACTGGAGGTGCCCACTTCGAGAACCCGGCCGACGAGACCCATCTGCGATCTTACGGGCATGCCCTTGGCCACATTGCGGTCCGCCCCGGCGCCGAGTGTGGCGTAGCGGCGCGAACTGGCGCTGGTGGACGAGGTCAGCCGAGAAAAGGTCACGGCGCCGCCGTCCTTCTCGGACAGATTCATCAGATCCTTGAGGCGCTGGTTCTCGGCTTTCGTGGCCGCTGCCTCGAACAGGCGGACCTTGGCTTCGGCAAGTTCGCGCTTGAGGCGTGCGTGTTCGTTCCCCGAATGGAGGAAGCCCGTGGCCGTGGCCCAGGCGTCCCGACCCAT encodes:
- the mreC gene encoding rod shape-determining protein MreC, coding for MAPPANRRSSYSRRAQYTTFLSYTAGVLGAVVGLGLVVVSLVNPDAFSALRGLADDASEPAAQVSAQGRDMGRDAWATATGFLHSGNEHARLKRELAEAKVRLFEAAATKAENQRLKDLMNLSEKDGGAVTFSRLTSSTSASSRRYATLGAGADRNVAKGMPVRSQMGLVGRVLEVGTSSARVLLVTDSESVVPVRRATDGVAAFAQGNGDGTLRIRLINLGINPLRKGDVLVTSGSGGLYRPGTPIAIVTELIRDGATARVLSNPSDTDYVMVEKSWSPPPPPPPANDGTVKKP
- a CDS encoding PilZ domain-containing protein, which translates into the protein MRTEGFCDRLSERHEVLLRARCRKSSWHVFAVELSDISEGGCCIVGNADDFEPGQSVALRIAHLKAIPAHVRWIRESRVGIEFLSPLGSRVIGDLDKAYGIRGARKDTLSEGF
- the rodA gene encoding rod shape-determining protein RodA, yielding MSRSIVPEAIARQPWHMLIPLMGLVSLGAAVLYSAAGGSLQPYALSHVMRFLIFLVMAIVISRFSRDFFRTVAYPVYGAIVLLLVLVEAIGAVGGGSQRWLNLGFMTLQPSELMKPAIVLVLARFYETLPHAMTASWRGLVPAGVLIGIPALFVMIQPDLGTALAICFGGVVTMFLAGLPISWFLGAGLTGAIAAPIAFFTLLHDYQRNRVLVFLDPESDPLGTGYHITQSKIAIGSGGLFGKGFGNGTQSHLQYLPESHTDFVFATMAEEWGMAGGLFVLFVFAVVLSWGLRVARSAPDRFSSLLAAGMSATIFFYVAINLMMVMGLAPVVGIPLPFMSHGGTSMLTNMICLGTLMAVNRWNRRPGSIL
- the mrdA gene encoding penicillin-binding protein 2; amino-acid sequence: MKISFKRFFPQRHVSAGTLRNSFDRRSIVLGTMQGGIGVLLATRLGYLAVAQNAKYELEAESNRVNLSLIPPRRGWILDRAGTPLASNRADFRVDLIPERLQDIPHTIQTLGKLLNLSPIALQDLEDKLDKARGFAPVEVASGLDWERFAAVSVRLPDLPGVVTQRGFSRFYPLGPSVGHLIGYVGPASAEEYEKDHDPVLITPGYKVGKDALEKFYEKDLRGKPGARRVEVTASGRIVRDLDTREDVPGKTLKLTIDAGIQEYASRRIGPESAAVVVMDCQTGDILAMCSMPSFDPNSFSDGIGRLEWKMLSDDDHVPLRNKVLRGLYPPGSTVKPMVALSFMEAGLDPKESVFCGGGLRVGNRVFHCWNRRGHGQVNMAKGIYQSCDVYFYHFAQRMGMDPIAAMASRLGLGHDFPLPVSGQSYGTVPNPAWKLKKYGKEWQTFDTVNATIGQGYFLVNPLQQAIQAARIATGRVIMPRLVHGHEHEVAPSLGIPDDHLAYVRQAMSDVANGPGSARHAALPFPDIKLAGKTGTAQVVGLNIGNGKGGLWKHRDHGHFICFAPVDNPRYACSVVVEHGGGSGAAYPIARDVLTYVFDKQKGMDILTELEKKWGGTPTERLDARYRTYSAQYGVGAPAVSAEEENRKLQGAESGQDPAQPIVNEAQAPAPEPGSNDPPPAAPPASAPSPATTTAPQTGPGGTQ